One window of the Deltaproteobacteria bacterium genome contains the following:
- a CDS encoding type II toxin-antitoxin system VapB family antitoxin has product MPTNLAIDDSLLNRALKVSSFRTKRETVNVALQEFIERREQKKILRSLGTIEFRKNWNYKKERKGREYHR; this is encoded by the coding sequence ATGCCTACCAATCTTGCCATTGATGATTCGTTGCTTAATCGTGCTTTAAAAGTAAGTTCTTTTCGTACAAAACGAGAGACCGTCAATGTCGCCTTGCAAGAATTTATTGAAAGGCGAGAACAAAAAAAAATTCTTCGTTCTCTAGGAACCATCGAATTTCGCAAAAATTGGAATTATAAAAAAGAGCGAAAAGGCCGTGAATATCATCGTTGA
- the sufB gene encoding Fe-S cluster assembly protein SufB — protein MTSATKLKELTSQDYKYGFITELEMDRAPKGLNEDIIRLISAKKNEPAFMLEWRLKAYRHWLTMKEPTWQNVKYPPIDYQDIYYYAAPTQKTKPKSLNEVDPQLRETFNKLGISLAEQEVLTGVAVDAVFDSVSVGTSFKEKLGKMGIVFCSFSEAVQDHPELVKKYLGTVVPYTDNFFATLNSAVFTDGSFCYIPKGVRCPMELSTYFRINAAQTGQFERTLIIADADSYVSYLEGCTAPKRDENQLHAAVVELVALDNAQIKYSTVQNWYPGDKQGKGGIYNFVTKRGKCAGVNSKISWTQVETGSAITWKYPGCVLLGDNSIGEFYSVAVTNNYQQADTGTKMIHIGKNTRSTIVSKGISAGHGQNTYRGLVKIMKNAHGARNYSQCDSLLMGDLCGAHTFPSIEIKNSTAQMEHEASTSKIGEDQLFYCKQRGLSEEDAVNMIVNGFCKQVFKELPMEFAVEAQKLLGVSLEGSVG, from the coding sequence ATGACTTCGGCAACTAAATTAAAAGAATTAACGTCCCAAGATTATAAATATGGTTTCATCACCGAACTTGAAATGGACCGTGCACCAAAAGGTCTAAATGAAGATATTATTCGCTTAATTTCGGCCAAGAAAAACGAACCGGCTTTCATGTTGGAATGGCGATTGAAAGCCTATCGCCACTGGCTGACCATGAAAGAACCCACATGGCAAAATGTAAAATATCCTCCGATCGATTATCAAGACATCTATTATTATGCCGCCCCTACGCAAAAAACCAAACCTAAAAGCTTAAACGAAGTCGACCCGCAGCTCCGTGAAACTTTTAATAAGCTAGGGATTTCTCTGGCTGAACAAGAGGTGCTTACGGGTGTTGCGGTTGATGCGGTGTTCGATAGCGTATCAGTGGGCACAAGCTTTAAAGAAAAATTAGGAAAGATGGGGATTGTTTTCTGCTCGTTTTCCGAGGCCGTGCAAGACCACCCAGAACTCGTCAAAAAATATTTAGGCACCGTGGTGCCTTACACCGATAACTTTTTTGCTACCCTTAACTCAGCGGTTTTTACCGATGGTTCTTTTTGTTACATCCCCAAAGGGGTGCGTTGCCCCATGGAACTCTCGACTTATTTTCGTATCAACGCTGCCCAAACCGGCCAATTTGAACGCACGCTCATCATCGCCGATGCAGACAGCTATGTCAGTTATTTAGAGGGCTGCACGGCGCCCAAACGCGATGAAAACCAATTGCATGCCGCAGTGGTAGAATTGGTCGCCCTCGATAATGCTCAAATAAAATATTCAACCGTGCAAAATTGGTACCCAGGCGATAAACAGGGAAAGGGCGGCATCTACAACTTTGTCACCAAGCGTGGAAAATGTGCGGGGGTAAATTCAAAAATTTCTTGGACTCAAGTTGAAACCGGTTCTGCTATCACTTGGAAATATCCCGGTTGCGTTTTGTTAGGCGACAATTCTATTGGCGAATTTTATTCGGTGGCCGTCACCAACAATTACCAACAAGCCGATACCGGCACCAAAATGATTCATATTGGCAAAAATACCCGCTCCACTATCGTTTCCAAAGGTATATCTGCCGGCCATGGGCAAAATACTTACCGTGGTTTGGTTAAGATCATGAAAAATGCCCATGGGGCTAGAAATTATTCACAATGTGATTCTTTATTGATGGGTGACCTATGCGGGGCCCACACCTTCCCTTCGATTGAAATTAAAAATAGCACCGCCCAAATGGAGCACGAAGCCTCCACCTCTAAAATTGGTGAAGATCAACTCTTTTACTGCAAACAACGCGGCCTCTCCGAAGAAGATGCCGTTAATATGATCGTTAATGGATTTTGCAAACAAGTGTTTAAAGAATTACCCATGGAATTTGCCGTCGAGGCACAAAAACTTTTAGGGGTTAGTTTGGAAGGGAGTGTTGGATAA
- a CDS encoding Rrf2 family transcriptional regulator: protein MLYFNKKTEYALIAILHMAKKSADSNITSAREIAEAYEVPYYLLAKVLQQLAGLGVIKAVHGTKGGYILAKRPQDITLADMLGVFEGHLGVAECFREEKITCRQWDGCTIKSPLYKLNHKIQTMLSQMTVEDLTK, encoded by the coding sequence ATGCTCTATTTCAACAAAAAAACGGAATATGCCCTGATTGCCATTTTGCACATGGCCAAAAAATCGGCTGATTCAAACATCACCAGCGCCCGAGAAATCGCCGAGGCTTACGAGGTCCCTTATTATCTCTTGGCTAAGGTGTTGCAGCAATTGGCGGGGCTCGGTGTCATCAAAGCAGTCCATGGGACAAAAGGCGGCTATATCCTGGCCAAACGCCCCCAAGACATTACGCTAGCCGATATGCTGGGGGTCTTTGAAGGACACTTGGGAGTGGCTGAATGTTTTCGTGAAGAAAAAATCACTTGTCGGCAATGGGACGGCTGCACCATCAAAAGCCCGCTGTATAAACTGAATCACAAGATTCAAACCATGCTTTCTCAAATGACGGTGGAGGATTTAACCAAATGA
- a CDS encoding rhomboid family intramembrane serine protease: protein MMRQSPITIALITLSIAVSLFSQLGSKIGPVHQLFFSSFIQPDLPSIFMQTQSLEIFQGQVWRLFTPMFLHFGIIHLIFNMLWLKDLGGIIEFRMGSFYLLALVLVTSALSNIAQFLWSGPLFGGMSGVVYGLLGFLWIRGQLDPYFNIVLNRQVVIMMIAWFFLCLTGLMGNVANMAHGLGLATGMAWGYLTSGHLGSDRK, encoded by the coding sequence ATGATGCGCCAATCACCCATCACTATTGCACTCATCACCCTATCCATTGCGGTTAGTCTTTTTTCTCAATTAGGCAGTAAGATCGGCCCGGTGCATCAGCTCTTTTTCAGTAGCTTCATTCAACCCGATCTGCCTTCCATCTTTATGCAAACCCAATCACTCGAAATTTTTCAGGGGCAAGTATGGCGGTTGTTCACCCCCATGTTTTTACATTTTGGGATTATTCACCTCATCTTTAATATGCTTTGGCTAAAAGACTTGGGGGGGATCATTGAATTTCGCATGGGTTCTTTTTACTTGCTTGCCTTGGTATTGGTAACCAGCGCTCTTTCAAATATAGCACAGTTTTTATGGAGCGGCCCCTTGTTTGGCGGCATGTCGGGCGTGGTTTATGGTCTGCTCGGGTTTCTGTGGATTCGCGGACAGCTTGACCCCTACTTTAATATCGTCTTGAATCGCCAAGTGGTCATCATGATGATCGCCTGGTTTTTTCTTTGCCTCACGGGCCTCATGGGTAACGTTGCCAACATGGCCCACGGGCTGGGCCTTGCCACCGGCATGGCTTGGGGCTATCTCACCAGCGGGCATTTAGGGTCTGACCGGAAATAA
- a CDS encoding DUF1015 domain-containing protein: protein MVTIKPFSALRATSFLAKQIASFPYDVINSDEARKLAHDNPYSFLHIVKSEIDLPPQTELYSNEVYQKARENLAKFEKAKWLQKDPTPNFYLYQQKMGEHQQLGLVAVCSIDDYDQNKIKKHEKTRPDKEDDRTQHILTLSAQAEPVFLAYRDEQGIHELAARWAQAHSPIFDFTAEDGIAHTGWAIDDAQAIANLTQQFSKIDNLYIADGHHRSASSSRARQKLLQQNPHALGTESYHYVLAVIFPDNQLKILPYNRVVKDLNGLTEEVFLNKVKEHFEIQPTSLSSPATPKTYGMYLNTKWYVMTPRLHVSAQKNLLELLDVAVLQNYLLGPILGIDDPRTSKRIDFVGGIRGTEELVHLVDSKKFQVAFSLYPSQMQEVMAIADQGLIMPPKSTWFEPKLRSGLFIHQWKANQR from the coding sequence ATGGTCACCATCAAACCTTTCTCGGCTCTACGAGCCACATCATTTTTAGCTAAACAAATAGCGTCGTTCCCCTATGATGTCATCAACTCCGACGAAGCGCGCAAGCTTGCGCACGATAATCCTTACAGCTTTTTGCACATCGTCAAATCTGAAATTGATTTGCCGCCTCAAACTGAACTCTATTCCAACGAAGTTTATCAAAAGGCTCGTGAGAATTTAGCAAAATTTGAAAAAGCAAAGTGGCTACAAAAAGATCCCACCCCCAACTTTTATTTGTATCAACAAAAAATGGGTGAGCATCAGCAATTGGGCTTAGTCGCTGTTTGCTCGATTGACGACTACGACCAAAACAAAATTAAAAAACACGAAAAAACCCGGCCCGACAAAGAAGACGACCGCACCCAACATATTCTCACCCTATCGGCGCAAGCAGAACCGGTTTTTTTAGCTTACCGTGACGAGCAGGGGATTCATGAGCTAGCTGCACGTTGGGCCCAAGCCCACTCGCCGATTTTTGACTTTACTGCCGAAGACGGCATTGCCCATACCGGCTGGGCTATCGATGACGCGCAAGCCATCGCAAACTTGACGCAACAGTTTTCAAAAATCGATAACCTCTACATTGCGGATGGTCACCACCGTTCCGCCTCCAGTTCACGCGCACGCCAAAAATTATTACAACAAAACCCTCATGCTTTAGGAACTGAAAGCTATCACTATGTCTTAGCGGTTATTTTCCCTGATAACCAATTAAAGATCTTACCCTATAACCGTGTGGTGAAAGATCTAAACGGCCTAACCGAAGAAGTTTTTTTGAATAAAGTTAAAGAACATTTTGAAATTCAACCCACGAGTCTATCCAGCCCCGCCACCCCCAAGACTTATGGCATGTATTTAAATACAAAATGGTATGTAATGACACCTCGCTTGCATGTCTCTGCCCAAAAAAATTTATTGGAATTACTCGATGTCGCAGTTTTGCAAAACTATCTTTTAGGGCCCATCTTGGGGATTGACGACCCCCGCACTTCCAAACGCATTGATTTTGTCGGTGGGATTCGTGGCACCGAAGAACTGGTGCATCTTGTCGACTCAAAGAAATTTCAAGTGGCCTTTTCTCTCTACCCTTCGCAAATGCAAGAAGTGATGGCTATCGCCGACCAAGGCCTCATCATGCCCCCAAAATCTACCTGGTTTGAACCTAAATTACGCTCGGGGCTATTTATTCACCAGTGGAAAGCTAATCAGAGATAA
- a CDS encoding PIN domain-containing protein, giving the protein MNIIVDTSVWSLVLRRNHVDEHNPYVIAFRSHLEKGDCFFLLGSILQELLDGIKSEHSFEYLVKLLKPFPLVPISRETYILAARLRNQLRKKGVQASPVDFLISAASIEHEYPLLTADHDFLLIAKYCSLSLISFPLVNK; this is encoded by the coding sequence GTGAATATCATCGTTGACACCTCTGTTTGGTCCTTAGTACTAAGAAGAAATCACGTTGATGAACATAATCCTTACGTTATTGCGTTTCGTTCCCATCTTGAAAAAGGGGATTGTTTCTTCTTGCTGGGTAGTATCTTACAAGAACTTTTAGATGGAATAAAGAGCGAACATAGTTTTGAATATCTTGTTAAACTTTTAAAGCCATTTCCGTTGGTTCCTATCAGTCGAGAAACTTATATTTTAGCCGCCCGTTTAAGAAATCAGCTTCGCAAAAAAGGGGTTCAAGCCAGCCCCGTTGACTTTTTAATCTCAGCGGCCTCCATCGAGCATGAATACCCTTTGCTTACAGCCGATCATGATTTTCTACTCATAGCAAAATATTGTTCTTTATCTCTGATTAGCTTTCCACTGGTGAATAAATAG